A genomic window from Actinomycetaceae bacterium MB13-C1-2 includes:
- a CDS encoding DUF4032 domain-containing protein, which translates to MSQSLQITAVGVDPALLDLPWEVPLEEWPEDILAALPRGISRHVVRFVNLAGRVIAVKEIGETVAYREYELLRDLARIDAPSVHPTAVITGRHDAHGEELNAVLVTEHLQFSLPYRALFSRHVTPETVNRLLDALAVLLVRLHLLGFYWGDVSLSNTLFRRDAGAFSAYLVDAETGDMQTKLTDGQREYDLDLARTNIIGELMDLQAGEFLDEDEDVIHIGDRLVRRYNELWNELTGPERIGADERWKVQERIDRLAELGFSVGELSITSEPEGDRMVIQPKVVDAGHYHRQLMRLTGIDAQELQARRMLEDLETYRAVNDLGHLSREQVAHRWMNDVFEPVMQSIPPELSSKLEAAQVFHELLEHRWYLSQNQNRDVPMPEVIQSYLKSVLPAKRDEAVLISGPGDEVLSGYADLIDESDEPGEFDELDEFSEPNGQELDHSI; encoded by the coding sequence GTGTCGCAGTCGCTACAAATTACTGCCGTTGGCGTTGATCCAGCGCTCCTCGACCTGCCATGGGAAGTACCGCTGGAAGAGTGGCCGGAGGACATCCTGGCCGCGTTGCCCCGAGGCATCTCAAGGCATGTGGTGCGCTTCGTCAATTTGGCGGGTCGAGTTATCGCCGTAAAAGAGATCGGTGAGACTGTGGCTTACCGGGAATATGAACTGCTCCGGGACCTTGCAAGGATTGATGCACCGTCGGTCCATCCCACCGCTGTGATCACGGGACGCCACGATGCTCATGGCGAGGAGTTGAATGCGGTCCTTGTCACCGAACATCTTCAGTTCTCGCTACCTTATCGCGCGCTGTTTAGTCGTCATGTGACCCCCGAAACTGTCAATCGGCTACTTGATGCTCTCGCAGTTCTTTTGGTTCGATTGCACCTGTTGGGCTTCTACTGGGGTGACGTGTCGCTCTCGAACACCCTGTTCCGCCGTGACGCGGGAGCGTTCTCCGCCTACTTGGTTGATGCGGAGACAGGAGACATGCAGACGAAGCTCACCGATGGGCAGCGAGAATATGATCTAGATTTGGCGCGAACCAACATCATCGGCGAGCTCATGGACTTGCAGGCGGGCGAGTTTCTGGATGAGGACGAGGATGTCATTCATATCGGTGATCGACTGGTTCGCCGATATAACGAGTTGTGGAACGAACTGACGGGTCCGGAGCGCATTGGCGCAGACGAACGCTGGAAAGTTCAAGAGAGAATTGATCGGCTCGCCGAACTCGGTTTTAGCGTTGGTGAACTCAGCATCACCTCCGAACCTGAGGGCGATCGGATGGTTATTCAACCCAAGGTCGTCGATGCTGGACACTATCATCGCCAGCTGATGCGGCTAACTGGCATAGATGCGCAAGAGTTACAGGCCCGCAGAATGCTTGAGGATCTAGAGACATATCGGGCGGTAAACGACCTCGGTCACCTCAGCCGTGAGCAGGTGGCGCACCGCTGGATGAACGATGTGTTTGAACCGGTGATGCAGTCCATTCCACCAGAACTGAGTTCCAAGCTTGAGGCGGCGCAGGTATTCCACGAACTTTTGGAGCATCGTTGGTATCTTTCGCAGAACCAAAACCGGGATGTGCCGATGCCCGAGGTTATCCAGTCCTACTTGAAGAGCGTTCTTCCCGCGAAGAGGGACGAGGCAGTGCTGATCTCTGGACCCGGTGATGAGGTCCTGTCTGGGTACGCCGATTTGATCGACGAGTCAGACGAACCGGGTGAATTCGATGAGTTGGATGAGTTCAGCGAACCGAATGGCCAGGAACTCGATCACTCGATCTGA
- a CDS encoding uracil-DNA glycosylase, with protein sequence MPTATLPPLSEVIDPGWARALEPVEPQIRKMGQMLREENAAGKRFLPAARNILRAFSYPFDQVKVLIVGQDPYPTPGHAVGLSFSVAPGVDLPASLRNIYQELGEDLGCPPPPNGDLTGWAEQGVCLLNRVLTVSPGAPASHRGRGWEQVTQQAIDALVARDEPLVAILWGRDAAGLKPLLGSTPVIESPHPSPLSAYRGFFGSRPFSRANQLLEAQGSAPVNWCL encoded by the coding sequence ATGCCTACTGCAACGTTGCCCCCACTTTCAGAAGTCATCGATCCAGGCTGGGCGCGTGCCCTGGAACCCGTCGAACCTCAGATCCGAAAGATGGGACAGATGCTCCGCGAGGAAAACGCCGCAGGAAAAAGATTCCTTCCTGCGGCCCGAAATATCCTAAGAGCCTTCAGTTACCCGTTTGACCAGGTCAAGGTACTGATTGTCGGGCAGGATCCGTACCCAACTCCAGGTCATGCCGTCGGCCTATCATTCTCGGTTGCCCCCGGCGTCGATCTTCCGGCGTCGCTGCGCAACATCTATCAGGAGCTGGGGGAAGACCTCGGCTGTCCGCCTCCGCCCAACGGTGATCTCACCGGCTGGGCCGAGCAGGGAGTCTGCCTACTAAACAGGGTTCTCACCGTCTCACCCGGCGCTCCGGCTTCGCACCGCGGACGCGGTTGGGAACAAGTGACCCAGCAGGCGATTGATGCCCTTGTCGCCAGGGACGAGCCCCTTGTCGCGATTCTTTGGGGCCGTGACGCAGCGGGGCTAAAACCTCTGCTCGGTTCGACCCCGGTCATTGAGTCTCCTCACCCGTCGCCGTTGTCGGCCTATCGGGGCTTCTTTGGGTCGCGTCCATTCTCAAGAGCAAACCAACTTCTGGAAGCGCAGGGAAGCGCGCCAGTCAACTGGTGCCTGTGA
- a CDS encoding LytR C-terminal domain-containing protein: protein MSAQYPYDEFDDLPDDAPVGVHRKQQSPWQTVLPFLLVLIIVPLLAWGATELIKGRGTDIEVPPVAGQSEQEQSSQSTNPIAPLPEDGPTGAPDNPAEAEEAEEEKPAEEKPAEVAANMEASIAVLNASGVEGFAAQNQVRLAEAGFTNAWADNAADAGWTQSAVYFRDASLQPTAAKVAEVLGIPTVLEDAAVTGELDIVVILATAG, encoded by the coding sequence GTGAGTGCTCAATACCCTTACGACGAGTTCGACGATTTGCCCGACGATGCCCCGGTTGGGGTCCACCGCAAGCAGCAGTCGCCGTGGCAGACTGTCTTGCCGTTCTTGCTGGTCCTCATTATCGTTCCCCTACTGGCATGGGGGGCGACCGAACTGATCAAGGGACGCGGAACCGATATTGAGGTTCCACCCGTCGCCGGGCAGTCCGAGCAAGAACAATCGAGTCAATCCACAAATCCGATTGCGCCGCTACCGGAGGATGGCCCAACAGGCGCCCCGGATAATCCAGCCGAGGCCGAAGAGGCGGAGGAAGAAAAGCCTGCTGAGGAGAAACCGGCCGAAGTCGCGGCCAATATGGAAGCCTCCATCGCAGTTCTCAACGCTTCGGGTGTAGAGGGGTTCGCCGCTCAAAATCAGGTGCGGCTGGCTGAGGCCGGGTTTACCAATGCTTGGGCTGACAACGCCGCTGACGCTGGCTGGACTCAGAGCGCCGTCTACTTCAGGGATGCGAGTTTGCAACCAACCGCTGCCAAAGTCGCAGAGGTCCTAGGAATTCCGACGGTCCTGGAGGATGCCGCGGTAACAGGAGAGCTCGATATTGTCGTTATTCTCGCGACAGCCGGTTAG
- the groL gene encoding chaperonin GroEL (60 kDa chaperone family; promotes refolding of misfolded polypeptides especially under stressful conditions; forms two stacked rings of heptamers to form a barrel-shaped 14mer; ends can be capped by GroES; misfolded proteins enter the barrel where they are refolded when GroES binds), which yields MAKIIAYDEEARRGMERGLNQLADTVKVTLGPRGRNVVIDKKWGAPTITKDGVSVAKEIDLEDPYERIGAELVKEVAKKTDDVAGDGTTTATVLAQALVNEGLRNVAAGANPLAIKRGIEAAVDAIVAELHASSTPIETADQIAATASISANDEEIGKLISEAFEKVGAEGVVTVEETNSFDTTLETTEGMRFDKGYLSAYFVTDTERQEAVLEDPYILLVEGKISSIKDLLPLLEKVMNTSKPLLIIAEDVEGEALATLVVNKIRGIFKSVAVKAPGFGDRRKAMLQDIAILTGAQVISETVGLSLETADLDSLGSARKVVVTKDETTIVDGAGDKESLDARIKQIRAEIENSDSDYDKEKLNERLAKLAGGVAIIKSGAATEVELKERKHRIEDAIRNARAASEEGIVAGGGVALIEAAARALPKVKLEGDEATGVAIVKVAVAEPLRQIARNAGLEGGVVVERVSNLPDGEGLNVATGEYGKLLEQGVADPVKVTRSALQNAASIASMFLTTEAVIADKPEPPAPAMPGGDDMGGMY from the coding sequence ATGGCAAAGATCATTGCATATGACGAGGAAGCTCGTCGTGGCATGGAGCGCGGCCTGAACCAGTTGGCTGACACGGTGAAGGTCACCCTGGGTCCGCGCGGTCGTAACGTAGTTATCGACAAGAAGTGGGGCGCACCCACAATCACGAAGGATGGCGTCTCCGTCGCTAAGGAGATTGACCTAGAGGATCCTTACGAGCGCATCGGTGCAGAACTGGTCAAGGAAGTTGCCAAGAAGACTGATGACGTTGCTGGCGACGGCACCACTACGGCAACCGTTCTGGCGCAGGCGCTGGTTAACGAGGGTCTTCGTAACGTTGCCGCGGGCGCAAACCCGCTGGCGATCAAGCGAGGCATCGAGGCTGCGGTTGACGCGATTGTTGCCGAGCTTCACGCATCTTCGACCCCCATCGAGACCGCTGACCAGATCGCTGCGACAGCTTCGATTTCCGCGAATGATGAGGAAATCGGAAAGCTTATCTCAGAGGCATTTGAGAAGGTTGGCGCCGAGGGCGTTGTGACCGTCGAGGAGACTAACTCCTTCGACACCACACTCGAGACCACCGAGGGTATGCGCTTTGACAAGGGTTACCTGTCCGCATACTTCGTGACTGACACCGAGCGTCAGGAAGCGGTTCTTGAGGACCCCTACATCCTGCTGGTTGAGGGTAAGATCTCCTCGATCAAGGATCTGCTGCCGCTGCTTGAGAAGGTTATGAACACAAGCAAGCCGCTGCTGATCATCGCTGAGGATGTCGAGGGTGAGGCCCTGGCAACCCTGGTCGTCAACAAGATTCGTGGCATCTTCAAGTCCGTCGCTGTCAAGGCTCCTGGCTTTGGTGACCGTCGCAAGGCGATGCTGCAGGATATCGCGATCCTGACCGGTGCTCAGGTTATTTCTGAGACCGTTGGCCTTTCTCTTGAGACCGCTGATCTCGACTCCCTTGGCAGCGCCCGTAAGGTCGTTGTTACCAAGGATGAGACCACCATCGTTGACGGTGCTGGCGACAAGGAATCCCTTGACGCACGCATCAAGCAGATCCGTGCTGAGATCGAGAACTCGGATTCTGACTACGACAAAGAGAAGCTGAACGAGCGCCTGGCGAAACTGGCCGGTGGCGTCGCGATCATCAAGTCCGGTGCTGCAACTGAGGTTGAACTGAAGGAGCGCAAGCACCGTATTGAGGACGCGATTCGTAACGCTCGCGCCGCGTCTGAAGAGGGCATCGTCGCCGGTGGTGGCGTTGCTCTTATTGAGGCTGCTGCCCGCGCACTGCCCAAGGTAAAGCTTGAGGGTGACGAGGCAACCGGCGTTGCGATCGTCAAGGTGGCCGTTGCTGAGCCGCTTCGTCAGATTGCGCGGAACGCTGGTCTTGAGGGTGGCGTGGTTGTCGAGCGCGTCTCGAACCTGCCTGACGGTGAGGGCCTCAACGTCGCAACCGGCGAGTACGGCAAGCTGCTTGAGCAGGGCGTTGCCGACCCGGTCAAGGTAACCCGTTCCGCGCTGCAGAACGCTGCCTCGATTGCGTCGATGTTCCTGACTACCGAAGCCGTTATCGCTGATAAGCCTGAGCCTCCGGCTCCGGCAATGCCAGGTGGCGACGACATGGGTGGCATGTACTAG
- a CDS encoding WXG100 family type VII secretion target, whose amino-acid sequence MTVYQVDSEQLAIASGNVVQSAEAIRGSVAGMMTQLQALEGSWVGTASNSFQELISRWHTTQLQVEDSLTAISSALTQASSSYAEAEGANTAMFTG is encoded by the coding sequence ATGACCGTATACCAGGTGGATTCGGAACAACTGGCCATAGCTTCAGGGAACGTAGTGCAGAGCGCGGAGGCTATTCGAGGATCAGTGGCGGGGATGATGACACAGCTTCAAGCTCTCGAAGGAAGCTGGGTTGGGACGGCTTCAAACTCCTTTCAGGAGCTAATCTCCAGGTGGCACACAACGCAGCTACAGGTGGAGGACTCCCTTACCGCGATATCGAGCGCACTAACGCAGGCGTCCTCCTCGTACGCGGAGGCCGAGGGAGCAAATACGGCAATGTTCACGGGATAG